The nucleotide window AGCGCACCAGGCACTCGTTCGGTTCGAAGTCCAGGCGCGGGTTGTCCACCACCACACCGACCGTGCCCGTCGCCGGGGTGAGCTCGGCAAGGTAGCTCTTGTACGCGGTCTCCCAGGTGGCCAGCTGCTCGGACTCGGGGATGGTGGAGCCGTTGTCGGCGATGATCTCGCCGTCATAGGCGGAAGACTGCGACACGATCACAGCGGTCGGCTGCAGTTCCTTGGCCAGCTCAAGAGTCTGGTCCTGGTACGGGGCGCAAGACTTGTCACGCACGTTGTCCAGGGCGAGAACCTGCACCTGGATCGCCGGGCAGGCGCTGTGCCAGCGCATCACCAGACGGATGCCGCTCTCGCTGGCCGCGGTCGCCATGGCGGCCTTCCACTGGGCGGCGTGGGAGTCGCCGACGAGCATCACGGTGGTGGCGCTGTCCACGTCGCCGAGTTCGCAGATCGGGATCCCGGACTCCGAGGGCGTGGTGCGATCGCAGCTGTCGTCGGGTGTGATGCTGATGGCCACCTTCGCGGCCGAGGCGATCGGCGAGAGCGGCAGCTGGTTGATGTAGCGTCCGGCGCCATAGACCGACCCGGCGAGCAGGCACAGGCCCGCGGTGACCGCCGCGGCGAAGATGAAGGTGCGCTTGAGCGAGACGGTGAGCCGGCGGCTGTAGCGCAGCGGGTTCTCCACGAAGTAGTAACCCAGGGCGGCGGCGCCCAGCGACGCGATTGCGGCCACACACTTGACCAGCACCGAATCGGTCTGCAGCGCGGCAGCGGTGAGGATGATGAACGGCCAGTGCCAGAGGTACCAGGAGTAGGAGATCGTGCCGATCCACTGCACCGGCCGGGCGGCCAGCAGCCGGGACGGCAGGCTGTGATCGTCCATGGTGGGCGTCGAACCGCCCGCGATCACCAGCAGCGTGCCGAGCACGGGGATGAGGGCGATGTAAGAGGGGAACGGGTCGTTCTCGGTGATGCCGAAGAAGGAGTACCCGAGCAGGGCCAGGCC belongs to Cryobacterium sp. SO2 and includes:
- a CDS encoding acyltransferase family protein, giving the protein MTNSDPATPKKWFRGDINGLRAFAIIPVVVFHAGITAIPGGFVGVDIFYVISGFLITSILLKEATATGTIRFGTFWAKRLRRLVPAMALMVLVALPVAALLASPSRWPLLGKQAGASLLYFSNLLFAQQSTDYFAVDVNRSPFLHTWSLGVEEQFYVVWPFLILLGCWIAYRRRIPLRRVLAVAFGITFVVSLGLSIWATDAHPTWAFYMLPTRAWEFAAAGLLATLPVSRLIRTRRVGTIVTVAGLALLGYSFFGITENDPFPSYIALIPVLGTLLVIAGGSTPTMDDHSLPSRLLAARPVQWIGTISYSWYLWHWPFIILTAAALQTDSVLVKCVAAIASLGAAALGYYFVENPLRYSRRLTVSLKRTFIFAAAVTAGLCLLAGSVYGAGRYINQLPLSPIASAAKVAISITPDDSCDRTTPSESGIPICELGDVDSATTVMLVGDSHAAQWKAAMATAASESGIRLVMRWHSACPAIQVQVLALDNVRDKSCAPYQDQTLELAKELQPTAVIVSQSSAYDGEIIADNGSTIPESEQLATWETAYKSYLAELTPATGTVGVVVDNPRLDFEPNECLVRWHLFPDDCSSSRADAFDEVSTLNDLSQKVWTETGVTQVFDVTDQICTADRCAVIDDGVPVFRDYNHLSATWTATQVPKLKEWFAALT